In the Haloferula helveola genome, one interval contains:
- a CDS encoding class I SAM-dependent methyltransferase translates to MGPVKRPTQLAHEVIAAAVGPGDTVVDATAGNGHDTLFLARLVGQGGKVVAFDIQEEAVESTRRRLGDAGMEGHVTLHRESHTAMTSRLEPGAAAAVMFNLGYLPGGDHALITEAGETIEALEAAMTVLRPGGLITVVCYPGHAGGDDEAAAVVGWAKRHGGVLHPQAREGAPFLVVVERRS, encoded by the coding sequence ATGGGGCCTGTGAAACGACCGACCCAATTGGCCCACGAGGTGATCGCGGCGGCGGTCGGCCCCGGTGACACCGTGGTCGATGCGACGGCGGGCAACGGCCATGACACGCTGTTTCTGGCAAGGCTCGTCGGGCAGGGCGGCAAGGTGGTTGCGTTTGATATCCAGGAGGAAGCTGTTGAGTCGACCCGCCGGCGGCTGGGGGACGCGGGAATGGAAGGGCATGTCACGCTTCACCGGGAGTCTCACACCGCGATGACGTCGAGGCTGGAACCGGGGGCGGCGGCTGCGGTGATGTTCAATCTCGGCTACCTGCCGGGCGGGGATCACGCACTGATCACGGAGGCCGGGGAAACCATCGAGGCGCTCGAGGCTGCGATGACCGTGCTCCGTCCTGGCGGGCTGATCACGGTGGTGTGCTATCCGGGGCATGCCGGTGGTGATGACGAGGCCGCGGCGGTCGTCGGGTGGGCGAAGCGGCACGGAGGGGTGCTTCACCCGCAGGCGCGGGAAGGGGCGCCGTTTCTGGTGGTGGTGGAGCGCCGGTCATGA
- a CDS encoding phosphatidate cytidylyltransferase yields MNASEWMASAAESIDPRQLWIAGIACAAIALGWVVSATLHRLGTTSDKMHRELMLRLRTWAIITPATVIPILIGPAGIACAIVILGWVCFRELSRACGVDADPVRSLCVIAGLATIGIAILRHDHRLLLLSAPVVAVLTAATALLKDRPEGYLRQLAVTNLGFMLCGLWPGHLGFLGTGYANATIALWFILSIELNDVFAFVSGKAFGRTKLCPHTSPGKTREGLLGAILLTTGFVVLSGHLLFHGQGLGRIAILVPLGVVLSLSGTIGDLVVSSIKRDLHLKDLSHSLPGHGGMLDRCDSLIFASPVIAITLAMLDSFGPLTNPLP; encoded by the coding sequence ATGAATGCGAGTGAATGGATGGCATCGGCGGCCGAGTCGATCGATCCCCGCCAGCTCTGGATCGCCGGCATCGCCTGCGCCGCCATCGCCCTCGGATGGGTTGTGTCGGCGACGCTCCATCGTCTCGGCACGACGTCCGACAAGATGCACCGCGAGCTGATGCTGCGGCTCCGCACCTGGGCCATCATCACGCCTGCAACCGTCATCCCGATCCTGATCGGCCCCGCCGGTATCGCCTGCGCCATCGTGATTCTCGGATGGGTCTGCTTCCGCGAACTCTCGCGAGCCTGCGGTGTCGACGCGGATCCGGTTCGTTCGCTTTGCGTCATCGCCGGACTCGCCACAATCGGAATCGCGATCCTCAGGCACGACCACCGGCTGCTGCTTCTCAGTGCCCCCGTGGTCGCCGTCCTGACCGCCGCCACGGCCCTCCTGAAGGACCGCCCCGAAGGCTACCTCCGACAGCTGGCCGTCACCAATCTCGGCTTCATGCTTTGCGGTCTCTGGCCCGGACACCTCGGTTTTCTCGGCACCGGCTACGCGAACGCGACCATCGCCCTTTGGTTCATCCTCAGCATCGAACTCAACGACGTCTTCGCCTTCGTTTCCGGCAAGGCCTTCGGACGCACCAAGCTCTGCCCGCACACCAGCCCGGGCAAGACCCGCGAGGGTCTCCTCGGAGCCATCCTTCTCACGACCGGATTCGTCGTCCTCAGCGGTCACCTCCTCTTCCACGGCCAAGGTCTCGGAAGAATCGCCATCCTCGTTCCGCTCGGTGTCGTGTTGTCGCTTTCCGGCACGATCGGCGACCTGGTCGTTTCCTCCATCAAACGCGACCTCCACCTCAAGGACCTGTCGCACTCGCTACCCGGCCACGGCGGGATGCTGGACCGTTGCGACAGCCTCATCTTCGCCTCGCCCGTCATCGCCATCACCTTGGCCATGCTCGATTCATTCGGACCCCTCACCAACCCGTTGCCATGA
- a CDS encoding lysophospholipid acyltransferase family protein — translation MIAASRTLARPTPPASWIEHLVPPDRVPRRWETVLHHLTWSFVRFGVTHRFQLAIRGTDNIPASGPVVMVANHNSHLDTLLLASAVPRSLRARLSPLAAGDTFFPNPTQGWISSRFLNLRPLWRHQRGPHGLLRLRECLQSQDQCFLIYPEGTRSRSGVMGHFKPGIGTLVAGTPIPVIPCHIRGTFEAWPSSKRLPSHGDLQLVIGQPRTFPHHSNTAADWRDIAHTLEDDVRELGDTSH, via the coding sequence ATGATCGCCGCCTCACGCACTCTCGCCCGGCCGACTCCGCCCGCCTCGTGGATCGAACACCTCGTTCCGCCCGACCGCGTTCCTCGCCGCTGGGAAACAGTCCTCCACCATCTCACGTGGTCCTTCGTCCGGTTCGGAGTCACCCATCGGTTCCAACTGGCGATCCGTGGCACCGATAACATTCCTGCAAGCGGACCGGTGGTCATGGTCGCCAACCACAATTCGCACCTCGACACACTGCTTCTCGCTTCAGCCGTGCCACGATCGCTCAGAGCCCGATTGTCTCCACTTGCCGCCGGCGACACTTTCTTCCCCAACCCGACCCAAGGGTGGATCTCCTCCCGCTTCCTCAATCTCCGCCCACTTTGGCGTCACCAGCGCGGTCCCCACGGACTCCTCCGACTCCGCGAGTGCCTGCAATCGCAGGACCAGTGCTTCCTCATCTACCCGGAAGGCACCCGCTCGCGATCCGGCGTCATGGGACACTTCAAGCCCGGGATCGGCACGCTGGTTGCCGGAACCCCCATCCCGGTCATCCCCTGCCACATCCGAGGCACCTTCGAAGCCTGGCCTTCCAGCAAGCGCCTGCCCTCCCACGGCGATCTACAACTCGTAATCGGTCAGCCCAGAACCTTTCCCCATCACTCGAACACCGCGGCCGACTGGCGGGACATCGCCCACACCCTCGAGGACGACGTCCGTGAGCTCGGCGACACGAGCCACTGA
- a CDS encoding WD40 repeat domain-containing serine/threonine protein kinase has translation MKAASVCPDCGSPRQSSPSGDFCPACSLAVGLQGLDEPQEETIDEIAEKPGDTIGRFELVEEIGEGGFGVVFRAVQHKPVRRTVALKVIKPGMDTREVVARFEAERQALALMDHPHIAKVYDAGTTNYGRPFFAMEMVEGLPLTTFCDRHRLSIRDRLRLFVKICGGVQHAHQKGIIHRDLKPSNILVHPDDSGEPCPKIIDFGVAKAIGIELTEQTFFTMFGRLVGTPEYMSPEQAELNVVDVDTRSDIYSLGAILYELLTGSAPLSRDQLVKGGYDEMCRRIREQEPPRPSSYVATLDPEKRDAVAKRRDTDGPRLQRRLRGDLDWIVMRAVEKDRTRRYETAQGLGLDTGRHLEGLPVTAGPPSTSYRVGKFVRRHRVGVLVASFAILALIVGTVAQRLAYLENKRLAKEAAEKAIENERLAREAAERADEIKRELREKLILSARNNRTARDEGWLRDALDGIRQASEIELGEDLRNEALACLAGTDMEKNDLGVDLANPQTPVTFSRDHQLIAVARSNEQIEILRRSDGEKSAPSLVGTVSTGLPIRNSQLTFAGKGDRYLIIATDPALHPKLEVIDLQSGEVSLPATEIAHHSYDLLPGHRGLVIGKPDSLMFVDWTGEPVDEPLPLSRPPLSLSLSQATGQLAVGFSSPSGEVPEGSLSIFNPPYETSQPRSRSCTEPWLLQWSPRGKYLAIADAEKSLVVCEPDVPNSDEPLTGHQTRICWMAWGPEERHLATGTRSDRKIMLWDTCHWQKLCSHNALAGNFSFASDATRLGPVVANRELFTLAIRNSKVCHHAVGHRGHGGIVASAWDSHVSPRSTDKKNDHYSLAFATAGDDSVIIWSRDGTPLATFKNDVTKPAGLAFSEKQFYIAGEEGIVRRSLSTTDLTASMLGGRELDAFNRYRAFGITPCVMHVGPKQRFSDLEGCRQLDLTPDGRFLVTASNTGIWVVNTRDETKRLIDNAPPDTRFDIDSEGHWLAIADGKAANGVSVYPLPASGDASADNGKPFKFLDAPGTTVVEFSPDMEGNGVLLATGDSKNYRFWSVNDNFKERTELTIPNEMYVRPPRMVFSPRSTAVAFSYEEDKLQVRNPRTSPMDVLTMPSFDSQWPLAISSDGALIGTEGHDGLLYIWDLRAVRKEFDRLGIDWTNMEKFKTPLDMRILFKVIVQP, from the coding sequence ATGAAAGCCGCGTCCGTTTGCCCCGATTGCGGATCGCCGCGCCAGTCCTCACCATCGGGTGACTTCTGTCCGGCATGCAGTCTCGCTGTCGGGCTCCAGGGGCTCGATGAACCCCAGGAGGAAACAATCGACGAGATCGCGGAGAAGCCGGGCGACACGATCGGGCGCTTCGAATTGGTCGAGGAGATCGGCGAAGGTGGCTTCGGTGTCGTCTTCCGCGCCGTACAGCACAAACCCGTGCGGCGCACGGTCGCCCTGAAGGTCATCAAGCCCGGCATGGACACCCGGGAGGTGGTCGCCCGATTCGAGGCCGAACGCCAGGCACTCGCCCTGATGGACCACCCCCACATCGCCAAGGTCTACGACGCGGGTACGACCAACTACGGCCGCCCGTTCTTCGCCATGGAAATGGTCGAAGGCCTCCCGCTGACAACCTTCTGCGACCGGCACCGCCTTTCCATCCGTGATCGTCTCCGCTTGTTCGTGAAGATCTGCGGCGGCGTGCAGCACGCTCACCAGAAAGGCATCATCCACCGCGACCTCAAGCCGAGCAACATCCTCGTCCATCCCGACGACAGCGGTGAGCCCTGCCCGAAGATCATCGACTTCGGAGTGGCCAAGGCGATCGGTATCGAGCTTACCGAGCAGACTTTCTTCACCATGTTCGGCCGTCTTGTCGGAACCCCGGAATACATGAGCCCCGAGCAGGCGGAGCTCAACGTGGTCGATGTCGATACCCGCAGCGACATCTACTCACTCGGCGCCATCCTCTACGAACTGCTGACCGGCTCCGCTCCCCTCAGCCGCGACCAGTTGGTCAAAGGCGGCTACGACGAGATGTGCCGCCGGATCCGGGAACAGGAACCCCCGCGACCTTCCAGCTATGTGGCGACTCTCGATCCGGAGAAGCGGGATGCGGTCGCAAAGCGCCGCGACACCGACGGGCCGCGACTCCAAAGAAGGCTGAGGGGCGACCTCGACTGGATCGTCATGCGAGCCGTCGAGAAAGATCGGACCCGTCGCTATGAAACCGCGCAAGGCCTCGGCCTGGATACCGGCCGCCACCTCGAAGGCCTGCCGGTCACCGCCGGGCCGCCAAGCACCAGCTATCGAGTCGGAAAGTTCGTCCGGCGACACCGGGTCGGCGTACTCGTTGCCAGCTTCGCCATCCTCGCCCTGATCGTCGGCACTGTCGCCCAGCGATTGGCCTACCTTGAGAACAAACGCCTCGCAAAAGAGGCTGCCGAGAAGGCGATTGAGAACGAACGCCTCGCCAGAGAAGCGGCGGAAAGGGCGGACGAGATCAAGAGGGAGTTGAGAGAGAAGCTCATCCTATCCGCAAGGAACAACCGGACCGCACGCGACGAGGGCTGGCTTCGGGATGCTCTCGACGGCATCCGGCAGGCATCGGAGATCGAACTCGGTGAAGATCTCCGAAACGAGGCCTTGGCCTGCCTGGCCGGCACCGACATGGAGAAGAACGACCTCGGGGTCGATCTCGCCAACCCGCAGACTCCTGTGACATTCAGTAGAGACCATCAGCTCATCGCGGTCGCCCGCAGCAATGAGCAGATCGAGATCCTCCGGCGATCCGATGGAGAAAAGTCCGCTCCATCTTTGGTCGGCACCGTTTCGACCGGGCTTCCCATCAGGAACAGCCAATTGACGTTCGCGGGCAAAGGGGATCGCTACCTCATCATTGCCACGGACCCCGCGCTTCATCCAAAGCTGGAAGTCATCGATCTCCAATCGGGTGAGGTATCCCTCCCCGCAACCGAGATCGCCCACCACTCCTACGACCTGCTGCCCGGGCACCGGGGCCTGGTGATAGGGAAGCCCGACTCCCTCATGTTCGTGGACTGGACCGGCGAGCCGGTGGACGAACCACTTCCACTTTCCAGACCTCCCCTTTCGCTCTCCCTGAGCCAGGCAACCGGACAACTGGCAGTCGGCTTCAGCAGCCCTTCCGGCGAAGTCCCGGAGGGAAGCCTCTCGATCTTCAATCCCCCCTACGAAACTTCGCAGCCACGCAGCAGATCCTGCACCGAACCCTGGCTGCTTCAATGGAGTCCGAGAGGAAAGTATCTCGCCATCGCGGACGCTGAAAAGTCCCTGGTGGTCTGCGAACCCGACGTGCCGAATAGCGACGAACCGCTGACGGGGCACCAGACGCGAATCTGTTGGATGGCCTGGGGTCCGGAAGAACGTCATCTCGCCACCGGAACCCGGTCGGACCGGAAAATCATGCTATGGGACACCTGCCACTGGCAGAAGCTCTGTTCCCACAATGCTCTCGCCGGAAACTTTTCTTTCGCATCGGACGCAACCCGGCTCGGCCCGGTGGTGGCCAACCGCGAACTCTTCACCCTGGCGATACGCAACTCCAAGGTTTGCCACCACGCCGTCGGCCATCGTGGCCATGGAGGCATCGTGGCCTCCGCGTGGGACTCCCATGTGTCGCCGAGGAGCACTGATAAGAAGAACGACCACTACAGTCTCGCCTTCGCCACCGCCGGTGACGACTCCGTGATCATCTGGAGCCGTGATGGAACCCCCCTCGCCACCTTCAAGAACGATGTGACCAAGCCTGCGGGTCTCGCCTTCTCCGAGAAGCAGTTCTACATCGCCGGGGAGGAAGGAATCGTACGCAGAAGCCTGTCGACCACCGACCTGACAGCCTCCATGCTCGGCGGCCGCGAACTCGATGCATTCAACCGATACCGGGCTTTCGGCATCACCCCCTGCGTGATGCATGTCGGACCGAAACAACGGTTCAGTGATCTTGAAGGCTGCCGTCAACTCGACCTGACTCCGGACGGGCGATTCCTTGTCACCGCCAGCAACACCGGGATCTGGGTCGTCAACACCCGTGACGAAACGAAACGGCTTATCGACAACGCTCCCCCGGACACCCGTTTCGACATCGACTCGGAAGGCCACTGGCTCGCCATCGCTGACGGCAAGGCTGCCAACGGAGTCAGCGTTTATCCGTTGCCCGCGAGCGGAGATGCGTCCGCCGACAACGGCAAGCCGTTCAAGTTCCTAGATGCCCCGGGAACCACGGTGGTCGAGTTTTCCCCCGACATGGAGGGAAACGGGGTGCTGCTCGCCACCGGTGACTCGAAGAACTACCGCTTCTGGAGCGTCAATGACAACTTCAAGGAGAGGACGGAACTGACGATCCCGAACGAGATGTATGTGCGCCCGCCGCGAATGGTTTTCAGCCCCCGAAGCACCGCTGTCGCCTTCTCCTACGAGGAAGACAAACTGCAGGTTCGCAATCCGCGCACGTCGCCGATGGATGTCCTGACCATGCCGAGTTTCGACAGTCAGTGGCCGCTGGCGATCAGTAGCGATGGCGCCCTCATCGGCACTGAGGGGCACGACGGGTTACTCTACATCTGGGACCTGCGGGCGGTGCGCAAAGAGTTCGACAGACTCGGGATCGACTGGACCAACATGGAGAAGTTCAAGACACCGCTCGACATGCGGATCCTGTTCAAGGTCATCGTCCAGCCCTGA
- the ilvC gene encoding ketol-acid reductoisomerase — protein sequence MAAKIYSNKDASLATIKRKTLAVIGFGSQGHAHALNLKDSGMKVIIGLYAKSKSREVAKKLGFEVMDTADAVKAADVIFVAVPDTKIAAVYNKDIAPNLTKGKTLLFSHGFAVHFKTIEPPADVNVIMVAPKGPGHTVRSQFVDGKGVPGLIAIHNDATGNAKKIALAWARGVGCTRAGVFETNFKEETVTDLFGEQVVLCGGASALVKAGFETLVEAGYQPEMAYFECLHELKLIVDLMNESGIAGMRFSISETAEWGDVSVGPKIIDASVKKRMQKQLKVIESGKFAKEWIAEADSGCKNFNRIRREEAKHQIEKVGERLRSTMSWIKQKKLKKGAAQASYVSASK from the coding sequence ATGGCCGCGAAAATCTACAGCAACAAGGACGCGTCCCTTGCCACCATCAAGCGCAAGACGCTTGCCGTCATCGGCTTCGGCTCCCAGGGCCACGCCCACGCCCTCAATCTCAAGGACAGCGGCATGAAGGTCATCATCGGCCTCTACGCGAAGTCCAAGTCGCGCGAAGTGGCCAAGAAGCTCGGCTTCGAGGTGATGGACACCGCCGACGCCGTCAAGGCCGCCGACGTGATCTTCGTCGCCGTGCCCGACACTAAGATCGCCGCAGTCTACAACAAGGACATCGCGCCCAACCTGACCAAGGGCAAGACCCTCCTCTTCTCCCACGGCTTCGCCGTTCACTTCAAGACGATCGAGCCGCCGGCCGACGTCAACGTGATCATGGTCGCGCCGAAGGGCCCGGGCCACACCGTTCGTTCGCAGTTCGTCGATGGCAAGGGCGTGCCCGGCCTGATCGCCATCCACAACGACGCGACCGGCAACGCCAAGAAGATCGCCCTCGCATGGGCCCGCGGCGTTGGTTGCACCCGCGCCGGCGTATTCGAAACCAACTTCAAGGAAGAGACCGTCACCGATCTCTTCGGTGAGCAGGTCGTCCTCTGCGGCGGTGCTTCGGCACTCGTCAAGGCAGGCTTCGAGACGCTCGTCGAGGCAGGCTACCAGCCGGAGATGGCATACTTCGAGTGCCTCCACGAACTGAAGCTGATCGTCGACCTGATGAACGAGTCCGGCATCGCCGGCATGCGTTTCTCGATCTCGGAAACCGCCGAGTGGGGCGACGTCTCCGTCGGTCCGAAGATCATCGACGCTTCGGTCAAGAAGCGCATGCAGAAGCAGCTCAAGGTGATCGAGTCCGGCAAGTTCGCCAAGGAGTGGATCGCCGAGGCCGACAGCGGCTGCAAGAACTTCAACAGGATCCGCCGCGAGGAAGCCAAGCACCAGATCGAGAAGGTCGGTGAGCGCCTCCGCTCGACCATGAGCTGGATCAAGCAGAAGAAGCTCAAGAAGGGCGCCGCCCAAGCAAGCTACGTTTCGGCTTCCAAGTAA
- the ndk gene encoding nucleoside-diphosphate kinase — protein MALETTLILFKPDAVSKSLVGTVLARFETEGFKIRGLKMMALSDEILAEHYSHIADKPFFPDVRSFMQETPVIALALEGEGVIGKVRDLLGPTDSKEAAPGTIRGDFGDKEGDAKMRNVCHASDGPEAAAAELKRFFNDGEVF, from the coding sequence ATGGCTCTCGAGACCACCCTCATTCTCTTCAAGCCCGACGCCGTGTCCAAAAGCCTCGTCGGCACCGTCCTCGCCCGCTTCGAAACGGAAGGCTTCAAGATCCGCGGCCTGAAGATGATGGCCCTCAGCGACGAAATCCTCGCCGAGCACTACTCGCACATCGCGGACAAGCCCTTCTTCCCGGACGTTCGCTCCTTCATGCAGGAGACCCCGGTGATCGCCCTGGCCCTCGAAGGCGAAGGTGTCATCGGCAAGGTCCGCGACCTTCTCGGTCCGACCGACTCGAAGGAAGCCGCACCCGGCACGATCCGCGGCGACTTCGGCGACAAGGAAGGCGACGCCAAGATGCGCAACGTCTGCCACGCTTCCGACGGCCCCGAAGCGGCCGCCGCCGAACTCAAGCGCTTCTTCAACGACGGCGAGGTCTTCTGA
- a CDS encoding MFS transporter yields MSDSTSADQPIAPNANRLLWAGFVAILAAGVGFGVRGGLFGTWETTFNLNGAQLGAISLGAGFISFCFGIIIGGIVVDKVGYGKLVFTAFLLHVLSAFVTFAAKPEMSSETAYQFLYWGTFLFGLANGTLEAVANPLVATLYPKNRTHYLNILHASWPLGMVFGGVIGWTLGTGDNAWDWKWQLALYLVPTLVYGVMFLGQKYPKSEASAKGLKLGEMFKDVGILGTLIVSALLFFFLRRDFFGGLIGLNELLSNVLSAIVALALLGWVATLTKFAIGHWLIFVLFIAHALVGSVELGTDGWIQNITGTILNPEQGKILFVFTSLVMFGLRFCAHFIESKAGVKPIGLLFICSLLAVAGLNLVSAVDSFGAAFGALLVYAIGKTFFWPTMLAVIGDRFPQTGAVAMSLMGGIGMLSVGLLGGPGLGYARDRFSAGELKETDAALYEQVKSAGPASEFLAFEPVQPIDPKVLNPAKDAYAAKVAVERGNTKEDVIAKAEAITTDQEVIAKSDIMGNRKVLKYDSLIPAAMAVIYLLLMLYFRAIGGYKPLTISPEKAAGGTQGPSEF; encoded by the coding sequence ATGAGTGATTCAACATCAGCAGACCAACCCATCGCGCCCAACGCCAACCGGCTCCTATGGGCCGGCTTCGTCGCCATTCTCGCAGCCGGTGTCGGCTTCGGTGTCCGGGGCGGACTCTTCGGCACGTGGGAGACCACCTTCAATCTCAATGGAGCCCAGCTCGGGGCGATCAGCCTGGGAGCAGGCTTCATCAGCTTCTGCTTCGGCATCATCATCGGGGGTATCGTCGTCGACAAAGTCGGATACGGGAAACTGGTCTTCACCGCATTCCTACTTCACGTCCTCTCGGCCTTCGTGACGTTCGCGGCGAAGCCGGAGATGTCGAGTGAGACCGCTTACCAATTCCTCTACTGGGGCACCTTCCTGTTCGGCCTGGCCAACGGCACGCTCGAAGCGGTCGCCAACCCGCTCGTGGCAACCCTCTACCCGAAGAACCGGACGCACTATCTGAACATTCTTCACGCGTCATGGCCGCTTGGCATGGTCTTCGGCGGCGTCATCGGCTGGACCCTCGGCACGGGTGACAACGCTTGGGACTGGAAGTGGCAGCTCGCCCTCTACCTCGTCCCGACCCTTGTCTACGGGGTGATGTTTCTCGGACAGAAGTATCCGAAGTCCGAAGCATCGGCCAAGGGCCTCAAGCTCGGAGAAATGTTCAAGGATGTCGGCATCCTCGGAACCCTCATCGTTTCCGCCCTGCTCTTCTTTTTCCTCCGGCGTGACTTCTTCGGCGGACTGATCGGCCTGAACGAACTGCTCTCGAACGTACTCTCCGCCATCGTTGCCCTGGCCCTCCTCGGCTGGGTCGCAACCCTCACGAAGTTCGCAATCGGCCACTGGTTGATCTTCGTCCTGTTCATCGCCCATGCCCTCGTCGGCAGCGTGGAGCTCGGAACCGACGGCTGGATCCAGAACATCACCGGAACCATCCTCAATCCCGAGCAAGGCAAGATCCTCTTCGTCTTCACCTCACTGGTGATGTTCGGCCTCCGATTCTGCGCCCACTTCATCGAGAGCAAGGCCGGCGTGAAACCTATCGGCCTGCTCTTCATCTGCTCCCTCCTCGCCGTCGCGGGCCTCAATCTGGTCAGCGCGGTCGATTCCTTCGGAGCCGCGTTCGGCGCCCTGCTGGTCTACGCCATCGGCAAGACCTTCTTCTGGCCGACCATGCTCGCGGTGATCGGTGACCGCTTCCCCCAAACCGGCGCGGTCGCGATGAGCCTGATGGGCGGCATCGGGATGCTGTCGGTCGGACTGCTTGGCGGTCCCGGCCTCGGCTATGCGCGGGACCGATTCTCCGCGGGCGAGCTCAAGGAGACCGACGCGGCCCTCTATGAGCAGGTCAAGAGTGCCGGTCCGGCGAGCGAGTTCCTCGCCTTCGAGCCCGTGCAACCGATCGATCCGAAAGTCCTCAATCCTGCGAAGGACGCCTATGCCGCCAAGGTCGCTGTCGAACGTGGAAACACCAAAGAGGACGTGATTGCGAAAGCCGAAGCCATCACCACCGATCAGGAGGTCATTGCGAAGTCGGACATCATGGGCAACCGCAAGGTGCTCAAATACGACTCGCTGATCCCCGCGGCGATGGCGGTGATCTACTTGCTGCTGATGCTCTACTTCCGCGCGATCGGCGGCTATAAGCCGTTGACCATTTCTCCGGAGAAGGCTGCAGGTGGCACCCAAGGGCCATCGGAATTCTAG
- a CDS encoding bile acid:sodium symporter family protein — MRKLCQWIAAAFPLWIVLGCGWAWFQPAAWTWFRPWIEPGLGVIMLGMGLTLRFADFAEVARQPKTVGAGVAAQFLIMPAAGWVVSKLFALEPALALGLILVSCCPGGTASNVICYLARANVALSVLMTMASTFAAIALTPILTKLLAGKVLPVDAWALFRSMVVVVLIPLAVGIAVNSAVGRTRSPERIRAWVHSIGPVLSVAVIVLIVGCIVALKKEFIAAAAVPLFVSVFVLHALGFGVGYGVMKLLRRNEAMCRTVSVEVGMQNSGLGAALATKHFAEFALAPVPAAISAVYHCIIGSALAAWWGRKAPKAE, encoded by the coding sequence ATGCGGAAGTTGTGCCAGTGGATCGCGGCGGCGTTTCCTTTGTGGATCGTGCTCGGTTGCGGCTGGGCGTGGTTTCAGCCGGCGGCTTGGACATGGTTCCGTCCGTGGATCGAACCGGGGCTCGGTGTGATCATGCTGGGCATGGGGCTGACGCTTCGCTTCGCCGATTTCGCCGAGGTGGCGCGCCAGCCGAAGACAGTGGGCGCGGGCGTGGCGGCGCAGTTCCTGATCATGCCGGCCGCCGGATGGGTGGTTTCGAAACTCTTCGCTCTGGAGCCGGCGCTGGCTCTGGGGTTGATCCTTGTCTCATGCTGTCCCGGCGGAACGGCGAGCAATGTGATCTGCTACCTCGCGCGGGCGAATGTCGCTTTGAGCGTGCTGATGACGATGGCCTCGACCTTCGCGGCCATCGCGTTGACGCCGATCCTGACCAAGCTGCTCGCCGGGAAGGTGCTGCCGGTCGACGCGTGGGCGCTTTTCCGTTCGATGGTGGTGGTGGTCCTGATTCCGCTGGCGGTCGGGATCGCGGTGAACTCGGCAGTCGGTCGCACGCGGAGTCCCGAAAGAATCCGGGCCTGGGTCCACTCGATCGGGCCGGTGCTGAGCGTGGCGGTGATCGTGCTGATCGTCGGCTGCATCGTGGCGCTGAAGAAGGAGTTCATCGCCGCGGCGGCGGTGCCGTTGTTCGTGTCGGTCTTCGTGCTGCACGCCCTCGGATTCGGAGTCGGCTACGGAGTGATGAAACTCCTGCGGAGGAATGAAGCGATGTGCCGGACGGTTTCCGTCGAGGTCGGGATGCAGAACAGCGGACTCGGGGCGGCGTTGGCGACCAAGCACTTCGCCGAGTTCGCACTCGCTCCGGTGCCGGCCGCTATCTCGGCGGTGTATCACTGCATCATCGGCAGCGCTCTGGCGGCGTGGTGGGGGAGGAAAGCGCCGAAGGCGGAGTGA
- a CDS encoding CDP-alcohol phosphatidyltransferase family protein: MITVQQQTESRRPLALRQLGCWNWLLKRLAASRVTPNHISVLGVVFGIGAGVALALTSGYETGAVSQRLLLLGAILLVVLRGACNIFDGVLAVETGRASRVGLLYNEVPDRISDIAIFIGAGFAVGGHPMLGMAAALGSLMTAYTRVQVHLAGAPADFSGPMAKPARMVILCLAAAFLAFLPTGVWPTGSGGFGIIGASLTLITCGTVFTTIVRLRNAAAEIQTIGPDECE; encoded by the coding sequence ATGATCACGGTCCAACAACAAACCGAAAGCCGCCGCCCGCTCGCCTTGCGTCAGTTGGGTTGCTGGAACTGGCTGCTCAAGCGCCTCGCCGCCAGCCGCGTCACCCCGAACCACATCTCGGTGCTGGGTGTGGTCTTCGGCATCGGCGCCGGCGTGGCGTTGGCCCTGACTTCGGGATACGAAACGGGAGCCGTCTCCCAGCGCCTCCTGCTTCTCGGCGCCATCCTGCTCGTGGTTCTGCGCGGCGCCTGCAACATCTTCGATGGCGTGCTCGCGGTGGAAACCGGGCGCGCCTCCCGCGTCGGGCTTCTCTACAACGAGGTGCCCGACCGCATCTCGGACATCGCGATCTTCATCGGAGCCGGCTTCGCCGTCGGAGGTCATCCCATGCTCGGCATGGCCGCCGCACTCGGGTCGCTGATGACCGCCTACACCCGGGTTCAGGTCCACCTCGCCGGAGCGCCCGCCGACTTCAGCGGACCCATGGCCAAGCCCGCGCGGATGGTGATCCTATGTCTTGCTGCCGCCTTCCTCGCCTTCCTGCCGACGGGTGTCTGGCCAACCGGCTCCGGCGGATTCGGAATCATCGGCGCCTCTCTCACGCTCATCACTTGCGGCACCGTCTTCACCACCATCGTGCGCCTGCGAAACGCCGCCGCTGAAATCCAAACCATCGGCCCCGATGAATGCGAGTGA